The genomic window AGGTGATTTAAAGGAAGAAATTGAATTTAAAAAGCAGTATTTAGAAAATGATCTAGATAGCAATGGAAAACTTAGATATTTCCTAGCAGCAGAAGATAGAGGCTGTATAGTTGGTACAATAGAGTATGGGCCTGCAAGTGACTTAATATGTACTTGTACAAATGAAGAATATGAAAATCTTTATGAACTAGGTACAGTTTTTGTAAGACCAGATTACCAAGGACAGGGAATAGGTAATTTATTATTGAACTCTATGACTCAAGTATTAAGAGATAAAGGAATTAATCAGTTTTGTCTAGATAGTGGATATTCCAATGCACAGAAAATATGGAGAAAAAAATTTGGGGAACCTGACTATTTTATTAAAGATTATTGGGGAGAGGATCGACATCATCTAATCTGGAAAATTAATCTTTAAATACGTCATGTATAGATGATGATACTCTCATATGATGAATACATTGAAGAAGCCAGAGGAACTTCCAGATGTTGCACATTACATTACAGTAACTTTTGATGAATTTGGGTTCAGTAATACTATTTGTGGAGAGGAGATTCAAAAGTGAGAAATATATTTGCAAGTTTAATTATTCTTCCTAATATATTGCTATACCAGCAATAATACGATATTTTATAATTAAAATGGCTATTAAAAATGCAATAAATGAATTAAAGAAAGAGAATATTTTATAAAATAAGTTGAACATCATTTATGAACTTCGTCATGTTTGTGGAATTATATGTAATAAAAAATATTTTTAATACTGAGAGGTAATAAAAAATGAAAATAGAGTTTCGTCCAATTGATAGAACAAACTATAATGAGTGCATAGAGTTAAGTGTTAATGAAAATCAAAAAAGATTTGTAGCACCAAACCAATTCTCGTTAGTACAAGCAGCATATGAATCTAATCTATATCCTCTTGCAATTTATAATGAATCGCAAATGATAGGGTTCGTTTTGTATGATTTTGATGAAGAACTAAATGGTTGGTCAATGAGCAGATTTATGATAGGGTCATCTTTCCAGAACTGCTGCTTTGGAAAACAAGCATTAAAACAGTTTTTGCTTTTTTTCAAAGAAAATTATCCTGATGTGTTAAAACTTTATACCAGTGCAGAAGTTGATAACATGGCGGCCATTGAGCTCTATAAAAGAGCAGGTTTTAAAGAAGGAAATATATTTGAATATGAGGCCGGTGGAGTTCAGTACAAAGAGATACGAATGATGATTTCACTTAAAAATCAAGAATAGACAAAATGAGAATTACCTTATGAGGGCATATGTCACATCTACGGTACCTTTTCTCCAGTCGGTTGTCAGGGTTAAAAGAGCTGTAACCAAAATTGCGATTAAGATATCAAGAGGAAATCCTTCCTTTTCAGCATAAAAACAACAAAAATTAATTATAGTCCTTGTATTACCTTCGCGGAAGGGATGAATACTCCATAAATCAGCCATAAATTTTGAAAACAATTGTGATTTGCTCTCAACATCTAATTTATTCCACTTAATTGATTTTGCTTTAGATAAGGAAGTAACAATATATAATTGAATATTATTAACATCTGAATATTCAATAGATATACCACCTAATGTAGGTTCAGGCTGTTCAATATTAATAGTCCTTACCTGGCCAGCCCAATGATAGATATCCTGGAATATATTGTAGTGGAATTTTAGTAGATGCTCCAAGT from Alkalibaculum bacchi includes these protein-coding regions:
- a CDS encoding GNAT family N-acetyltransferase; the protein is MKIEFRPIDRTNYNECIELSVNENQKRFVAPNQFSLVQAAYESNLYPLAIYNESQMIGFVLYDFDEELNGWSMSRFMIGSSFQNCCFGKQALKQFLLFFKENYPDVLKLYTSAEVDNMAAIELYKRAGFKEGNIFEYEAGGVQYKEIRMMISLKNQE
- a CDS encoding Fic family protein, translated to MEADFTSSRLKDIIQHGIKGDFNLEHLLKFHYNIFQDIYHWAGQVRTINIEQPEPTLGGISIEYSDVNNIQLYIVTSLSKAKSIKWNKLDVESKSQLFSKFMADLWSIHPFREGNTRTIINFCCFYAEKEGFPLDILIAILVTALLTLTTDWRKGTVDVTYALIR
- a CDS encoding GNAT family N-acetyltransferase is translated as MIHIKVRRPTVDDRGELFEFFKTVVEDTFIKEGIEGLVGDLKEEIEFKKQYLENDLDSNGKLRYFLAAEDRGCIVGTIEYGPASDLICTCTNEEYENLYELGTVFVRPDYQGQGIGNLLLNSMTQVLRDKGINQFCLDSGYSNAQKIWRKKFGEPDYFIKDYWGEDRHHLIWKINL